A DNA window from Bdellovibrio sp. BCCA contains the following coding sequences:
- a CDS encoding substrate-binding periplasmic protein, with translation MTANFPPFSYIDEKGKPAGFMTEIVDELLLELKKEGKVDLANTPIQVFPWKRAYKISTENPNILMYPLGTVPVEREKYFNWIGPKMTRSIWIYALKEKAAQLQLKSKGELKGKVVGVTRGYSWAEDLQKLGATLDETVDDRMLVMKLMGHRMPYMAIDEDVLDYVQKEVVKENPVYAKVKMEKIVRLSDLGHRTFGLSKTSSPELAETLRKAFENLEKKGVIKRLQKRYPYLEVTN, from the coding sequence ATGACGGCAAATTTTCCGCCATTTAGCTATATCGATGAAAAAGGAAAACCTGCAGGTTTTATGACTGAAATCGTCGACGAACTTTTACTCGAACTTAAAAAAGAGGGAAAAGTAGACCTTGCCAATACACCTATTCAAGTCTTTCCCTGGAAAAGAGCTTATAAAATCTCTACCGAAAACCCGAACATCTTGATGTACCCCTTGGGAACTGTTCCAGTGGAGCGTGAAAAATATTTTAATTGGATCGGTCCGAAAATGACCCGCAGTATTTGGATTTATGCTTTAAAAGAAAAAGCAGCCCAGCTTCAGTTGAAGTCGAAAGGGGAACTGAAAGGAAAAGTCGTCGGGGTGACGCGAGGATATTCATGGGCTGAAGATCTACAAAAACTGGGTGCCACCTTGGATGAAACTGTGGACGATAGAATGCTGGTGATGAAATTGATGGGACACCGGATGCCTTATATGGCCATCGATGAAGATGTGTTGGATTATGTTCAAAAGGAAGTAGTTAAAGAAAATCCCGTTTATGCAAAAGTCAAAATGGAAAAAATTGTGCGCTTATCTGATTTAGGGCATCGCACATTTGGCTTATCAAAGACGAGCAGTCCTGAGTTAGCAGAAACGCTCCGCAAAGCATTTGAGAATTTAGAAAAGAAGGGTGTTATCAAGCGACTTCAAAAACGCTATCCCTATTTGGAGGTTACAAACTAA
- a CDS encoding substrate-binding periplasmic protein, whose protein sequence is MKTLNSIAVLFFLLLAAYTAYGKETIRISTGEWSPFISESLENNGLIAQITREAFVRVGFDIKLGFFPWARAGELSKSGEWDGTIAFVRLKEREKAYYYSDVIYTGQYVFFHLKSYPLQWNDYTDLKNITIASTRGYGGMGEKFLQAEKNGVIKVLRLTSDTQSFNMLLTQRVQAVPSDLEVGYVYLKKLYGKDASKFTHSPHIIHRADYHLVISKKIKNGPQLIDKFNEGLKLLHKSGRYQEILKSWYRKPLYKEAVPNSYLK, encoded by the coding sequence GTGAAAACTCTGAATTCCATAGCTGTTTTATTTTTTCTATTGCTAGCGGCTTACACAGCTTACGGCAAAGAAACCATTCGTATTTCTACAGGAGAATGGTCGCCGTTTATTTCTGAGTCCTTAGAAAACAATGGCTTGATTGCTCAAATCACGCGAGAAGCGTTCGTACGCGTTGGGTTTGACATAAAGTTGGGATTTTTCCCTTGGGCACGCGCCGGCGAACTTTCCAAATCCGGCGAGTGGGATGGCACCATCGCTTTTGTCAGACTTAAAGAAAGAGAAAAAGCTTATTACTACAGCGATGTGATCTACACGGGCCAATATGTGTTCTTTCATCTGAAATCATATCCTTTGCAGTGGAACGATTATACTGATCTTAAGAATATCACTATCGCCTCCACCCGTGGATACGGAGGCATGGGAGAAAAATTTCTTCAGGCCGAAAAAAACGGCGTCATTAAAGTTCTAAGGCTCACGTCGGACACTCAGAGTTTTAATATGCTCCTAACCCAGCGAGTGCAAGCCGTGCCGAGCGATTTAGAAGTCGGTTATGTCTACCTTAAAAAACTTTATGGAAAAGACGCGAGTAAATTCACACACAGCCCGCACATTATCCATCGGGCTGACTACCATTTGGTGATTTCCAAAAAAATTAAAAATGGACCACAGCTTATTGATAAATTTAATGAGGGGCTGAAGCTTCTTCATAAGTCCGGAAGATACCAAGAAATACTGAAGTCATGGTACCGCAAACCCCTCTACAAAGAGGCTGTTCCCAACAGTTATTTAAAATAA
- a CDS encoding serine/threonine protein kinase, translating to MQLSNGLWSWGEFLLAPIERKAFIFVYVKSIGSYQILKSIAKGGMAEVFLARSTVSHGLGKIVALKKTLPDYLDSQEMRQMFLDEMRIAACLNHQNIVQTFDFGMVNSEAYFVMEFIHGVSLRELIAYLRESEELLDLPLVFYIIKEIAEGLDYAVHVQEPSSGKPLNLIHRDLSPHNIMLTFDGEVKVIDFGIAKASASEHTTHGVVKGKVVYMSPEQIHGEPIDHRTDLFSLGIIFWELLTNRRFFSGSSIEEVRKKVIEYKIDNLNFAESNRIDFSKKILEKLLHHKPEFRYQGARELIKDLNFILNRVYPQFSSQELSDHLKYRSFVRQYLSSFEELKTFRQEPSVKQTHPKSVSMLEKTILTLKRVNPFLSPRLPPQKVLRMDQLRVVSENERIPLGRMFFGLVFVVIGCFASVAFRVYFPNASVPSYSLDLASYKNTLREFNEAFQERFFKKKKVIVAPARMVSITFSSVPSGATMLVDGQAHSLAVPVSLAMEQNKVYQVDIYKEAYIPHSFKYVPKQETHHIVHLQSFPTLKITEYHENKIKKKVSHKKPKNK from the coding sequence ATGCAATTGAGCAACGGTTTATGGTCGTGGGGTGAGTTCCTGTTAGCGCCTATCGAACGAAAAGCTTTTATCTTTGTATATGTGAAAAGTATTGGTTCGTATCAAATCCTAAAATCCATCGCCAAAGGAGGAATGGCAGAAGTGTTTCTGGCCAGATCCACAGTAAGTCATGGCCTGGGTAAGATTGTCGCTTTGAAGAAAACTCTTCCGGATTATTTAGACAGTCAGGAGATGAGGCAGATGTTTCTGGATGAGATGCGAATTGCGGCGTGCCTAAATCATCAAAATATTGTGCAGACCTTCGATTTTGGAATGGTGAATTCCGAAGCCTATTTCGTGATGGAGTTCATCCACGGAGTTTCACTTCGGGAACTGATCGCTTATCTGCGTGAGAGCGAAGAATTGCTCGACCTTCCCTTGGTTTTTTATATTATCAAAGAGATCGCCGAAGGATTAGATTATGCCGTTCATGTGCAGGAGCCTTCCAGTGGCAAGCCATTGAATCTTATTCATAGAGATCTGAGTCCGCATAATATTATGCTTACCTTTGATGGCGAAGTGAAAGTGATTGATTTTGGAATCGCCAAGGCGTCGGCATCCGAGCATACAACCCACGGTGTTGTAAAAGGCAAAGTCGTCTACATGAGTCCTGAGCAAATTCACGGAGAGCCCATAGATCATCGCACGGATCTTTTTTCTCTGGGAATTATTTTTTGGGAGTTATTAACAAACCGTCGATTCTTTTCAGGCAGCAGTATCGAAGAAGTTCGCAAAAAGGTGATAGAGTATAAGATAGATAATCTCAACTTTGCAGAATCTAATCGCATCGATTTTTCGAAAAAGATTCTAGAAAAACTTCTTCATCATAAGCCGGAGTTCAGATATCAAGGAGCGCGGGAACTCATAAAAGATCTTAATTTTATTCTTAATCGCGTGTATCCGCAGTTTTCCTCTCAAGAGTTGAGTGACCACTTAAAATATCGCTCATTTGTCCGACAGTATTTAAGTTCATTCGAAGAGTTGAAGACGTTCAGACAGGAGCCCTCTGTAAAACAGACGCACCCAAAGTCGGTTTCCATGCTGGAAAAAACCATTTTGACCCTAAAGAGGGTGAACCCTTTTTTATCGCCACGATTGCCGCCTCAAAAAGTCTTGAGAATGGATCAACTTCGGGTCGTTAGCGAAAACGAAAGAATTCCTTTAGGAAGGATGTTCTTTGGATTGGTTTTCGTAGTTATTGGGTGCTTTGCGAGTGTGGCTTTTCGGGTTTATTTTCCAAATGCCAGCGTCCCAAGCTATAGCCTGGATTTAGCTAGTTATAAGAACACATTGAGAGAGTTTAATGAGGCCTTTCAAGAGCGGTTCTTTAAAAAAAAGAAAGTCATTGTCGCGCCCGCGAGAATGGTCTCTATTACATTTTCATCAGTTCCGAGTGGAGCAACAATGTTAGTTGATGGACAGGCTCATTCGTTAGCTGTTCCAGTTTCATTGGCTATGGAACAGAATAAAGTTTATCAAGTTGATATTTATAAAGAAGCTTATATTCCGCACAGCTTTAAATATGTTCCGAAGCAAGAGACGCATCATATAGTTCATCTGCAAAGTTTTCCGACTTTGAAAATCACCGAATACCATGAAAATAAAATCAAAAAAAAGGTGAGTCACAAAAAACCGAAAAACAAATAG
- a CDS encoding tail fiber domain-containing protein, protein MAHKFIIAFIIGMAEVAFAGNSVPQLIPFQGRLTDTGGVPINTPVTVKYRIYPPTGSCYLYEDTQSVSPNAFGIFSVLIGATGHSTGPGNNFANIFNNSSPGISDSCSGVYVPVANDWRRIEVLVDGVPFSDMQTVGAAPFSFNTNMLEGKRAADFIAKDATVTQAALTSLLNGSDASSLHNHDSLYAKIDGSNSYTGNISTTGNVGVGTSSATADVDIQKNSPRLRLGAATGAGGTSSVEFYSGTTTQRARIESNENSNGLKFYTGSAEAMSIDANKNVYVGGSLKVTGTVGVGAYTAAQDATLVGQLASLGVSATGSMWIQSTSGQLRYWDGTAAKTLLPQGTVIETSAAFGGDVSGTYTNLTVNKIKGRVVDDTGLTANKILKYDGAKWVVADDGVGWTASDASYSAKGIVQFDTDATTSGLSVASGVASVNTGTTANKIVKLDGAAKLPGVDGSQLTNILATDLVSLLGTGIVQKNGAGSYSTVTVNGPLTYTAGALGLVDSGVTAGTYSKVTVDTKGRVTVGANIGSADVTGALGYTPLNKAGDVMTGSIGLGNYTNATEATLISGYGSGDKGKTWFNSTTGQVKYWDGTAAKALGISGAGLTSLGGQTGSTQTFSTGTAGTAPAWSSGSDIHTLNIPMASGAGTTAGLLSNADYVAFNSKQVAGNYITALTGDVTASGPGSAATTIAANAVTTAKILDGTILGADLNYGGVNTVTSGLVIKDNTGKFFNFNCGTTGDVATWTATGWACQAPTAPLPSCAANEVLKWNGTGWACGTDNAGTGTVTGVTATAPLASSGGAAPVISISNGTTAGQTLRWGGASWVAAQLSDSDITGLGTLATKNSVDLGTADATGTLAAARMPALTGDVTSTAGSLTTTLANSGVTAGTYSKVTVDAKGRVTVGATISSSDVTTALTYTPLNKAGDVMTGTIGLGNYTNATEATLIAGFTAADKGKTWFNSTTGQVKYWDGAAVKALGISGAGLTSLGGQTGSTQTFAIGTTGTAPGWSSGSDVHTLNIPMAATAGTTAGLLSKTDYDAFNSKQAAGNYVTALTGDVTASGPGSAAATIAANAITTAKILDGTILGTDLNYGGVNLATSGLVIKDNTGKFFDFACGTTGNVATWTATGWACQAPTTYVTGVTATAPLASSGGAAPVISISNGSTTGQTLRWGGASWTAAQLSNSDITGLGTLATKNSVASADITDGTITGADVSTSAALSVASVTTSGNASVGGTLTVTTSISAPSYNYTSDRRLKKDIVTMSGLDTILKLRGVRFNWIKDGKPEVGLIAQEVEQVEPDLVVTDERTGFKAVKYGNVVSPLIEATKELYGICVAHEEVIHKNTRDVASLKAEVQELKKQNEDLRKEIQEIRNMIMEQKR, encoded by the coding sequence ATGGCCCATAAATTTATTATCGCATTCATTATTGGAATGGCCGAAGTGGCTTTCGCTGGAAACAGCGTGCCTCAGCTCATTCCATTTCAAGGACGTCTTACTGACACAGGTGGAGTTCCTATCAACACACCGGTCACTGTAAAATACCGAATCTATCCTCCGACTGGATCATGTTACCTTTACGAAGACACCCAAAGCGTTTCACCAAATGCTTTCGGAATTTTTTCGGTTCTTATTGGAGCAACAGGACATTCGACAGGTCCGGGTAATAACTTTGCAAATATTTTTAATAATAGTTCTCCCGGCATTTCAGATTCGTGTTCGGGAGTTTATGTGCCGGTCGCAAATGATTGGCGCCGTATTGAGGTTCTTGTCGACGGTGTGCCGTTTTCAGATATGCAGACGGTGGGTGCCGCACCTTTTTCGTTTAATACAAATATGCTAGAGGGAAAACGCGCTGCTGATTTTATTGCGAAAGATGCAACCGTAACTCAAGCGGCTTTAACGTCATTGTTAAATGGATCTGATGCCAGCAGTTTACACAACCATGATTCTCTTTACGCGAAAATTGATGGTTCCAATTCGTATACAGGAAATATCTCGACAACAGGAAATGTCGGAGTGGGAACAAGTTCCGCGACGGCCGACGTGGATATTCAGAAAAATTCTCCACGACTTCGTTTGGGAGCTGCGACGGGAGCCGGAGGAACAAGCTCTGTTGAGTTTTACAGTGGTACAACGACACAACGAGCACGTATTGAAAGCAATGAAAACTCAAATGGTCTAAAATTTTATACGGGTTCTGCAGAGGCCATGAGCATTGACGCCAATAAAAATGTCTATGTTGGTGGCTCGTTAAAAGTAACGGGAACTGTGGGAGTGGGAGCTTATACGGCAGCTCAAGATGCGACTCTTGTAGGACAGTTGGCATCGTTAGGTGTCAGCGCCACAGGATCGATGTGGATTCAGTCGACATCGGGACAATTGCGTTATTGGGACGGAACTGCTGCAAAAACGTTGTTACCGCAAGGAACAGTGATTGAGACCAGTGCTGCTTTCGGCGGAGACGTTTCTGGAACTTATACTAATTTAACAGTCAATAAAATCAAAGGCCGTGTTGTTGACGACACCGGATTAACTGCGAATAAAATTTTGAAATACGATGGAGCAAAGTGGGTCGTTGCTGATGATGGAGTCGGCTGGACGGCATCGGATGCTTCTTATTCTGCAAAAGGTATTGTTCAGTTCGATACCGATGCGACGACGTCAGGGTTGAGTGTCGCTAGTGGTGTTGCAAGCGTGAACACGGGAACAACGGCTAATAAAATCGTAAAACTGGATGGAGCCGCAAAACTTCCGGGAGTGGATGGAAGTCAGTTAACGAATATTCTCGCAACGGATCTTGTTTCTTTATTAGGAACAGGCATCGTGCAAAAAAATGGGGCAGGTTCTTATTCGACAGTGACGGTAAATGGACCATTGACTTACACGGCAGGCGCCCTTGGACTTGTGGATTCAGGTGTGACAGCAGGAACATATTCTAAGGTGACAGTAGATACGAAAGGTCGCGTGACTGTTGGAGCTAATATTGGATCCGCAGACGTCACGGGTGCTTTAGGTTACACACCACTTAATAAAGCTGGTGATGTTATGACAGGCAGTATTGGTTTAGGCAACTACACCAATGCGACTGAAGCGACTCTGATTTCTGGCTACGGCAGTGGAGACAAAGGTAAGACTTGGTTTAACTCGACAACAGGTCAAGTAAAATACTGGGATGGAACTGCGGCAAAGGCGCTGGGAATTTCTGGTGCAGGTTTAACTTCTCTTGGTGGACAAACAGGTTCTACACAAACATTTAGTACTGGAACTGCAGGAACAGCTCCAGCGTGGTCTTCAGGATCAGATATTCATACTTTGAATATTCCGATGGCTTCGGGAGCAGGAACGACGGCGGGTCTTTTAAGTAACGCTGATTACGTTGCCTTTAATTCAAAACAAGTAGCAGGAAATTATATAACTGCATTGACTGGTGATGTGACGGCTTCGGGCCCAGGTTCAGCGGCAACGACAATCGCAGCAAACGCTGTGACAACGGCAAAGATCTTGGATGGAACTATTTTAGGTGCAGACTTAAATTACGGTGGAGTGAATACTGTAACATCAGGTTTAGTGATCAAAGACAATACCGGTAAATTCTTTAACTTCAATTGTGGAACGACGGGTGATGTAGCGACTTGGACCGCGACCGGTTGGGCATGTCAGGCACCAACGGCTCCTTTGCCATCTTGTGCGGCGAACGAAGTTTTAAAATGGAATGGCACTGGGTGGGCCTGCGGCACTGATAATGCGGGAACAGGAACTGTGACTGGTGTTACAGCAACGGCTCCTTTGGCGAGCTCTGGTGGTGCGGCTCCGGTGATTTCAATTTCTAATGGGACAACAGCGGGACAAACTCTTCGTTGGGGGGGAGCAAGTTGGGTCGCGGCACAGCTTTCCGACTCTGATATTACTGGTCTTGGAACTCTTGCGACAAAAAATTCTGTAGACCTTGGAACTGCGGATGCCACTGGAACATTGGCAGCAGCACGTATGCCAGCATTGACCGGTGATGTGACTTCTACGGCGGGATCATTGACGACGACTCTTGCGAACTCAGGTGTCACGGCAGGAACATATTCAAAAGTAACTGTGGATGCAAAAGGCCGTGTGACTGTTGGCGCGACGATCAGTTCTTCGGACGTCACAACAGCATTGACGTATACACCGCTTAATAAAGCGGGTGATGTCATGACGGGAACAATTGGTTTAGGAAACTATACGAATGCGACTGAAGCTACTTTGATTGCGGGTTTCACAGCGGCTGATAAAGGTAAAACTTGGTTTAACTCAACAACAGGTCAAGTGAAATACTGGGATGGAGCTGCGGTGAAAGCTTTGGGAATTTCTGGCGCAGGCTTAACTTCTCTTGGTGGACAAACGGGCTCCACACAAACATTTGCCATTGGAACTACAGGCACGGCTCCAGGATGGTCTTCAGGATCGGATGTTCACACTTTGAATATTCCGATGGCAGCAACGGCAGGAACAACGGCGGGTCTTTTAAGTAAAACAGATTACGATGCATTCAATTCAAAACAAGCCGCTGGTAATTACGTGACAGCATTAACGGGCGACGTAACGGCATCAGGTCCCGGATCTGCGGCAGCAACAATTGCAGCAAATGCGATTACGACGGCGAAGATCTTAGACGGAACTATTTTAGGTACAGATCTAAATTATGGCGGAGTTAACCTTGCAACCTCAGGACTTGTTATTAAAGACAACACAGGAAAGTTTTTTGATTTTGCCTGTGGAACTACGGGCAACGTCGCAACGTGGACGGCCACAGGTTGGGCCTGTCAGGCACCAACGACGTATGTGACAGGAGTTACGGCGACCGCACCACTTGCAAGTTCAGGTGGCGCGGCTCCGGTGATTTCAATTTCCAATGGTTCAACAACAGGACAAACTCTTCGTTGGGGTGGAGCAAGTTGGACTGCCGCGCAACTTTCAAATTCCGATATCACAGGCCTTGGAACTCTCGCGACTAAAAATTCCGTGGCTTCTGCGGATATCACAGACGGCACAATCACCGGAGCGGACGTCAGCACTTCCGCTGCTCTTTCTGTGGCTTCTGTCACGACAAGTGGAAATGCTTCTGTCGGTGGAACACTCACGGTAACAACAAGTATTTCAGCGCCAAGTTATAACTACACGTCAGATCGTCGTCTTAAAAAAGACATTGTGACGATGTCAGGTCTTGATACAATCCTCAAACTCAGGGGCGTTCGTTTTAACTGGATTAAAGATGGCAAACCAGAAGTGGGTCTCATCGCTCAAGAAGTAGAGCAAGTAGAGCCAGATCTCGTGGTCACAGATGAGCGAACGGGATTTAAGGCTGTGAAGTACGGAAACGTTGTTTCTCCCTTAATTGAAGCAACCAAAGAACTTTATGGGATATGTGTGGCTCATGAAGAAGTCATACATAAAAACACCCGCGATGTAGCGTCTTTAAAAGCCGAAGTGCAAGAGCTTAAAAAACAAAATGAAGATTTGCGTAAAGAGATTCAAGAAATTCGCAATATGATTATGGAACAAAAAAGATAA
- a CDS encoding DUF4423 domain-containing protein — protein MEFSDFLKEHHERRKLRNPQYSLRAFARDLGVSSGRLTDYLSGNTIPSEITLQKLSSSLALSSLEMESVRELLEKQKYMSRGQGFDRQLTEEEFKQVSDWRCWSILSLFKSSEFQPEISWIAQKTKFSVREVEEHIRNLENAGLVKQTEYGYVRTNQRVTTSNDVPSQAIRQAHKQFLKIAESAMDNVPVDKRDMTSMTMCISLENLPKAKSLIAEFRAKLSELLESGHATEIYNLNVALFPVLPQDSYENE, from the coding sequence ATGGAATTTTCCGATTTTTTAAAAGAACATCATGAGCGAAGAAAACTTCGAAATCCGCAATACTCCTTGCGCGCATTTGCTAGGGATCTTGGCGTGTCTTCGGGGCGCCTGACTGACTATCTGTCGGGTAATACAATTCCTAGCGAAATCACTCTGCAAAAACTTTCTTCATCATTAGCCCTTTCATCTCTTGAGATGGAATCCGTTAGAGAGCTTTTGGAAAAACAAAAGTACATGTCTCGCGGTCAGGGTTTTGATCGGCAACTTACAGAAGAAGAATTCAAACAGGTTTCTGACTGGAGATGTTGGTCTATCCTTTCGCTTTTTAAAAGCAGCGAATTTCAGCCTGAGATTTCATGGATTGCTCAAAAAACAAAATTCTCCGTTCGAGAAGTTGAAGAACACATTCGCAACTTAGAAAATGCGGGCCTCGTCAAACAGACGGAATATGGTTACGTTCGTACAAATCAAAGAGTTACAACATCCAATGACGTGCCTTCGCAGGCCATTCGCCAGGCCCATAAGCAATTTTTAAAAATCGCAGAGTCAGCAATGGACAACGTTCCTGTCGACAAGCGAGATATGACCTCGATGACGATGTGTATTTCATTAGAGAACTTACCTAAGGCAAAAAGTTTAATTGCCGAATTTAGAGCGAAATTGAGCGAGCTTCTTGAGAGCGGTCACGCGACAGAAATTTACAATCTTAACGTTGCCCTTTTTCCGGTTTTACCACAGGACTCTTATGAAAATGAATAA
- a CDS encoding KH domain-containing protein, giving the protein MEIKVIKMIRKSNLASEPAQTEELPPEGELDHREETRELLESIIKSIVDVPSSVRVTYDVGARTTVFKVDCCRESIGRLIGTKGRCINALRVVISSIMAMHGMRAIIEIPYYAPKD; this is encoded by the coding sequence ATGGAAATAAAAGTGATTAAGATGATTCGCAAAAGCAATTTAGCCTCCGAGCCCGCTCAAACAGAAGAATTACCACCCGAAGGTGAATTGGATCATCGAGAGGAAACCCGTGAGTTGTTAGAATCCATTATCAAAAGTATCGTTGACGTTCCGTCGAGTGTTCGCGTGACCTATGATGTGGGAGCAAGAACAACTGTCTTTAAGGTCGACTGCTGTCGTGAATCCATTGGAAGGTTGATCGGCACCAAAGGTCGCTGTATCAATGCTCTGCGAGTCGTGATTTCTTCGATAATGGCAATGCATGGAATGAGAGCCATTATCGAAATTCCGTATTACGCTCCTAAGGATTAA